The DNA sequence TGTTTATGTCTTAGATGTTTACGTGGTGGAACACaagtttgtttctttttaacaacatatataattttaaatactgTTCACATAGATGCGGATTACCTCACCTAATCAAATATGATTGTTGTTGTCGTTGCTATTTGACATCTTTTGGATATCTTCTTCATTATTGATTAACTTTAATCAGTTATAAGAAATCAGATGCATGGACACTCACCATAGAGCTCTGTTTTTATATACCTGTTCATACCAGGTCAAACTTTTGGCCATTTAGCTTCCTTTCGTAGCAACTTAGTTCAGTTTACATTCAGATttgaacatttttgttttaacttttagtCGTGATTATCAAAAATATTTCCAGTGATTGTTCTAACCACAGAAcatattcaaaaattatttaaattcaacttATAGAAACAATGGTTTCTCATTATTTAATCTTAATCTAGTAAGTAAATAGTTATAGCATTTCCATAGGACCAAATACTGTTGCTGATCCTACATTCACTTCTCCTCcataatatttcattcattATTCTTCTATTACCAGATTGGTTCTTAGTATCCATTTGATTGTCTTAATCAggtcatatataaaataaagcttCCTGGACCGGCCATCTTAGGTGAGGGCAAACCTGAAAATCAGAACCATGCCATAATTTTCACACGTGGGGAAGGCTTGCAAACAATAGATATGAACCAGGTATGATACTTGTGCGAGAAGCTCAAAACTTTTATCTCTCAttcttttatgtaattaaattgTCTCTTTTTTTACAGGATAACTACATGGAAGAAGCTTTAAAAATGAGGAATTTGTTGCAAGAATTCCTTAAGAAGCATGATGGAGTGAGATTCCCAAGTATTCTTGGTCTTAGGGAGCATATATTTACTGGAAGGTGAAATCGTTTTGTCCTTGTACTTCTAGGGAGAAAATTGAACCTAAAGTTCGCAATGTGTCACTGACTATTGTTTTGTTCCGAGGTTTCAGTGTTTCTTCTCTTGCATGGTTCATGTCAAATCAGGAGACCAGTTTTGTGACAATTGGTCAGAGATTGTTGGCTAATCCACTGAAGTGAGTTTCGTACTTTCTCTTTATTGTGTGtgttgattattaaaatagttatatgaTTTTGGAAGAGAAGTAGGAAATAAGGGGTCTGTGTGAGGGAATGAGAAAAAAGTACATTGCTGGTCCTGGTGAGATTTGAGTACAGGACCATGCTAAACCTTGTGTCTGATGACATGGGTCATCACTTAAACACAAATGCCTTGATCAATAGCCCTTGACTCAGTGGACAACTCTAATATAATTTGGCAACGTAGTACACAATAGCCCAATAGTGATGGACGTGACAGGATGTGTTGTTAAAAACATAGgtctcacattgactagagatagTGAGAATAAGTATATATATGTGGAGGCAACCCTTACTTATAAGCTACTTTTGTaggattgagttagacttaaaccACTTTATAAGATCATGTATGATATACTTTCTTGACAAAGAGGTTTGTTTGCTTCTACTTTCCAATCTTTGGTATATAAGTATAGAAATGAGTCCATGTGGAAGCTATGCATCGACAAAGAAACTATTAAGTAAAATGAATATTGATGTAGCACTATCTCAATTCCTTTAGACCTCTGATCATAAACTTCACATATAAATGTCTAGAAGTTGGtatatttatcatgtttgtTTTGTCTAAAAATGTAGGGTTTAAGATAATTGATATTAACTTGACATAAAGCAATGTTTACAATATATCATAATAAAAgggataaaaatttaatacgTATATACACAACTAATTTGTACCCTTGAGTTATCGTATCTGGATAACCCACAAGACATAGGGAAGTTCATCGATGATGCTTGAGTTGATGAGTGATATTCAAGATGAACTACAtcgaataaacaaataaattgacCAGTAGGAGACACATGCAATAGGGAAAACTAATGGAAAGAGATAATGCCGTTAAGCTCTTCAgatgtaataaaaatactattgaATACTTTTCATGCATTCCAATATATAAATCTCTGTTAATGTGTGTGTTTTAGATCTCCATTTGTTGGGCttcatataaaatatgtttgtgTAGGGTTCGCTTCCACTATGGTCATCCCGATGTCTTTGATAGGCTTTTTCACCTCACAAGAGGGGGTGTTAGTAAAGCCTCCAAGGTTATCAATTTGAGTGAAGATATTTTTGCTGGTGAAGTGACTTCCAATTCTCCCCTTTATTTTCCTTATGCTTGATTCACATCTTCATTTGATTATACTATGTTATTTGCAGGCTTCAACTCTACACTCCGCGAAGGAAACGTTACCCATCATGAATACATACAAGTTGGTAAAGGCAGAGATGTGGGTCTCAACCAGATTTCTATGTTTGAAGCAAAGATAGCTAATGGAAATGGAGAGCAAACATTGAGTCGAGATGTGTACCGACTTGGCCACCGCTTTGACTTCTTCAGAATGCTGTCCTGTTATTTCACCACAATTGGATTTTACTTCAGCACTCTTGTATGTTACCACCTGAGTTAGCTCTTATTTTGTTCTCATTTCACAGGCTTCTgaacattttccttttcctctttAAACTTTGGCAGATAACTGTTCTCACTGTATATGTATTCCTCTATGGTCGCCTCTATCTTGTTCTTAGTGGACTAGAAGAAGGTTTGAGTACACAAAAGGCCATTCGAGACAATAAGCCTCTTCAAGTGGCTCTCGCCTCTCAGTCCTTTGTTCAAATTGGGTTTTTGATGGCCTTGCCGATGTTGATGGAAATTGGCTTGGAAAGAGGCTTCCGAACTGCACTTAGTGAGTTCATATTAATGCAGTTGCAGCTAGCTCCAGTTTTCTTCACATTTTCGCTTGGGACAAAGACTCACTATTATGGAAGGACATTGCTTCATGGAGGTGCAAAATATAGACCTACAGGTCGAGGATTTGTGGTTTTCCATGCTAAATTTGCAGACAACTATAGACTTTACTCCCGTAGCCACTTTGTCAAGGGTATCGAGCTAATGATTTTGCTTATTGTATACCAAATATTTAGTCACACGTATAGAAGTGGGGTTGCATATCTAATGATTACTGTACCAATGTGGTTTATGGTTGGCACATGGCTTTATGCTCCCTTCTTGTTCAATCCTTCTGGGTTTGAGTGGCAAAAGATTGTTGATGATTGGACTGATTGGAATAAATGGATTAGCATCCAAGGTGGTATAGGTGTAACACCTGAAAAAAGTTGGGAATCCTGGTGGGAGGAGGAACAAGAGCATCTTCAATATTCAGGAATGCGTGGAATCATTGCAGAGATATTGTTGTCTTTACGGTTTTTTATATATCAGTATGGTCTTGTTTATCACTTGACCTTTACTAGAAAGACGAAAAATTTTCTGGCAAGTCCTTTACcttgtttttcccttttttctGCAACTATTTATGTCGCTTTCATAGTTTGGCATATTGAATGGATATCCTTTTCTTTGCACAGGTCTATGGCATATCGTGGCTGGTGATCTTTCTCATATTATTTGTGATTAAGGTTAGTAGCAAGCTACTTTGTATCTTGTAGGGCGAGTTAAAGTTGTTCACGTGATTTATTACTTCTCAATATGAATGTTATGACCCATTCATTATTAGTCTTTGCTTGGTGGACAGTGGGGATGGGTGGGGTTATCTAACGCAGTATAATTTAACAGTGAAACAAAGGCTTGTTGTCCACTTTGTTGCCCAAATACTTTAAGCAAGTTAGAATTGTTATACATGTCAAAAGGCTCAGTCTTGGggtaaatttatgttttctgaTTTTCTTTTTCCGTTTTGTCTCAGACGGTGTCGGTTGGGAGACGGAAATTCAGTGCAGATTTTCAACTTGTCTTCCGGCTAATCAAGGGGATGATATTCTTAACTTTTATCTCAGTTCTAGTCACCCTGATTGCACTTCCTCACATGACAATCCAGGATATTGTTGTTTGCATTCTTGCCTTTATGCCAACTGGTTGGGGAATGCTACAGGTGaatgctttatttttttctccataCTAACGTCATTGTTTTGAACTGATATATGCTACCCTCGTTCTCTGATTATGAGCCCGAGAGAGTCTGAGCTCATTTACcggtggaaaaaaaaattgcacttgtGAACTCtcattgaaagaaaaataatgcaCATCAattccaatttttcttttcttgcagATTGCGCAAGCACTAAAACCTCTAGTTCGACGAGCTGGATTCTGGGAATCAGTAAAAACTCTTGCTCGTGGTTATGAGATAGTCATGGGTTTGCTTTTATTCACTCCTGTTGCCTTCCTGGCTTGGTTTCCTTTTGTTTCAGAATTTCAGACCCGAATGTTGTTCAACCAAGCATTCAGTCGAGGATTGCAAATTTCTCGTATTCTTGGAGGTCAAAGGAAGGGGCGCTCTTCTCGCAACAAGGAATAATTTGTCTACACAAAACCTTGATTATATGCTCTATATTTTCTTGATTGCAGTAGCAACTTGAGCAACGATTTTTGGTAACTAATGTAGGGAGTGTATGTTGTAAGCATGAATGGGATACACCGTAGgccttaattttgtttattttgaactTTAACTTCAATGGAAGTTATTTCAATTTGAGAAACTGCACCAGGGAATCCAAAACTCAGTCCCATTTtgtaaatttagtttttgatatttagtttatGGTGTGGCCCTGTTAACCGGACTCCATGGCTAGTTTCGATGGGAGCAAAATTGACAAAGGAACTAGTTGGAGACAAAAGTCTAattgttataaacaaaataaattccCAAAATTTGAATTGGTTTTTAGATTGAATGTTCCTGTTCCTTATTAGTTGTATATCATtactaacaaataatattgaccGAAAATCATAGCAAAAGGGTACAGTATTGGTATCTTACTCATCTAGACTATACCTacatatatttctttctttattgtcacatgaaaaaaatcatcaacatcaccaacAATTCCCTTCTGCTGCCATTCAATACCATAGGGTAAACTTAGAAACTACAGGGTGTAGAAAGAAATGACATCAATGATAAGATggttacataaaaaatttatatatatatatatatatatatatatataacaatatataaaggaaatttttctttttgtgtttacatttcaaaatatcaattttattttttaaatataataatttattaaattttttaaaattgatcgttacttttataaactttttataaaatcggttatctctgttttttttttcttctttatttattaatgattattttttatatttcactttatttttaatatatataattttaatttatatattaacttaataatattataatattatcattttttaatatatatatatatatataaatgtagcCTTAGTTACTATTTAAgtcttgattttaatatttttgtgaagaTCAATTAAATCTGACaactaataaaaattgtgataagTGACACCCTAAATAACTTTTGTGCTTGGGTTTTAAATTCGTACATCATTATGTTGTAAGATGAAACAGTTTGGGATATAAAATGTGAGTAGTTCTGAAATTTTGCAATCCATAGTTTAGAGTAGGGTCGAAGGCAAGAATGAGGACGGTGATTCTTACCGCGCAAACCCAACCACAGATGTTCTTCCGCAATTCAGTTCCACTCCCTCTCGCTCCCAAACCAACCAGAATCTCCCTCGCTCTCAAAcccctctcttcttcttcattggtGGCCAAATGCCATCAGCAACGGCAGCAACACCAGAAAACCCAAGATGAGGGCATTCCCGCGGAGGAGGTGAAAATCCTGGCAAAGTTCAAGTCCCGCCATAACTACATTCGCGTTCTAGAAGTTTCTAGAAAGGCAGAGCACCACTTTCGTGGCTCCAGGCTTCTTCTCCTCGACGCTCCCGGAAACATCCACAGCGTATCCTTTCTCTTCACATCCCTCACCAAAACCTATTTCGACGTCTTCGCCACGCTCCCTCCAATACTGCCCTCCGGCCCCATCGCCCTCCTCGGCTTCGGCGCCGGCACCGCCGCCCGCCTCCTCCTCGACCTCTATCCCAACGCCGTCCTCCACGGCTGGGAGCTCGACCCCGCCGTCATCCAGGTGGCGCGC is a window from the Vigna unguiculata cultivar IT97K-499-35 chromosome 7, ASM411807v1, whole genome shotgun sequence genome containing:
- the LOC114190498 gene encoding uncharacterized protein LOC114190498; translation: MRTVILTAQTQPQMFFRNSVPLPLAPKPTRISLALKPLSSSSLVAKCHQQRQQHQKTQDEGIPAEEVKILAKFKSRHNYIRVLEVSRKAEHHFRGSRLLLLDAPGNIHSVSFLFTSLTKTYFDVFATLPPILPSGPIALLGFGAGTAARLLLDLYPNAVLHGWELDPAVIQVAREYFNLGKLERENQQRLFIYIGNALNATVHNGFSGIVVDLFSQGCLIPELQEPATWEKLRGRLRKGGRIMVNVGGSCVEPESRLRDGKVVMEETLRAMKEVFGKELFVLNLGNRKDDSSLALTGDLPPSEEWKKRLPGPLKSYTQMWMPYSD